Genomic window (Argopecten irradians isolate NY chromosome 2, Ai_NY, whole genome shotgun sequence):
caaaggtttgaacattaggtgcttgaacgttttaggaatcgcgccgcgcagcggaaaattttctaaaagaaAGTATAAAATTGTGCAAGAGGACCTTTTTTcgttcaaatgtgcatttttagaacatttcgctcggcgaaaatggggggggggggggggggcaaaaagacatgtttgacCCCCTGCCCCCCACCCCCCGCTTCTTACGCCCCTGCATACAGATGCATACTTTATACATAATCGTTACCGATTTAATGATGCGTGAAATATAGCATTTCTACATATTTGTAATACATGCAGGTACATTACGTATATATTACAATCAGTTAGCGAATCTTCCAGATAGGACACCAAAAATGGTATTGTTATTAATAACAATGACATCCTACAGTACCAAAACTGAATGAAATccaaaacttaaagatgctccaccgctgacaaatggtattttttcactatcaaaaacagcagcagacgatttagtatttttcttcagttaaaaaagttacttaatttacaacattaccgccgttgaaaagtttgagcttcttattttacttcaagttaaaaatatgaaaaataattaattgcatcccgaaaaaattccgtggcactatatcctatatggaatgaagtaatgattgcgcatgcaccaaaggcgaactaaattattttatgttattttttgtgctaattaggcgtatatatacacgattaaatgccaattattgttcaaatgatgaatatcatttatgctctgtcggcggtggagcatctttaattaaatacattatgtatatttcatatcatcCATTTGCCTTTTTCGGAACCATGACACATCTCACATGACATGTTTAAGTGGAGCATTGCCAATCAGATGTATGTGGTGACATTTAGCTTGGTGAATATTAATGTAATGTCGGGTTGTTGTGATGCTTAaataatacagtgtacaatgtAGGGAAAGGTGTGTGATATAACTATGGGTAGGGTGACTTGTCTATATCATCAATACTTCCAAGATCAGGATGCAATGAGAGTgctattttgaaaaataacagaACTTATCACCTTAAAATGTATAACTAATCTGATAATCCCGAAACTCGAACTTattatgattttgttgttttctattTAAATATAAGGTTAAGGACAGTACATTGCCATAAagaatttacatgtatttataagcGATATTATTATCTCCGCGATGACAATGTCAGTAATCTGTGTTCTTTTCTAAAAAAAACGtaacaatgaccttgaccttgttgaCCCAATAACCATGAAACTTCAACTTGCCGCAGATTttatatatggattgaatgtatttttttaattttcatagcagctatgaatagcagaatcTATCTACATATccatgaatagcagaagctatctacatgtCCTCGGAAGAAATGTAGATATAgattctgctattcatagctgctatgaaatttttaaaaaatacattcaatccatatatttacattagaatattttaagaatataaaaaaaaattgaaaggttatcatattatattttaaattgtgTCACACCTATACGAcaagaaacgagattaatggaacagctggatgacaaaaaCTTCCccaacgtcgcgttttcaagcttccgccttccggtcgactttattttttacaaataacaaacgataaacaagaaatatagttaaaataagatttgattgacttattacagtaaaccttagaCGAttttatatcaagaaacaactcATTTTAAAGactgtacattaaaatattgtgggggactatttttttattcacatgAAACTGGCGTATTGTTtgaatcagctgatcgatgcacgagtaTCGTTGTATTCatttcatagtgttttcattgGCAAATGTtcgttttcgtcagttggttgattcatatataGTGACGcaacactcagaatgtaaatatacatgtatatctaaaatATGGTGATAATACGAGGTCGCCTATACTGActgttgaaaaaataaaacttcaaatCCTAGAGCGCTGACAACCTCAAAATAACGCATGGATTGGCGGACGGACTGAAAGCTGCAGTCTTTGTGGTTACGGCACGCTGTGGGGCACTTAcggaaataattattttagaaTAGAAATATTGGCCGGCACGTACAAATGAACCGTGATTATGGCATGTCATTTACTGTGTACCTTTTAGATTTTGATTTATCCAGTTCTTTAATTATTGATTTAATTACAAAGCGGTGACTGAATGTGCGACAATCGTGTCCACGGTGTTCAGCAATTTTAGTATGGCGGGAAAGAAACTATTGgtgtaggggagataactcgtgAAAGCAACTTGCATCATAGCTACTGCTGCGTGATGGACACGGTAACCATATTAGTTAGAACGATTTCGATCTATTCAGTATCCCATATCCAACTTTGTCATagacaatattcaaaataaaagacTACTGTAGACAAAGTGTAATTTGATACGGAATCCGGAAATAACGAAATTCGTTTCATTTTACTAGGATTGACATATGGCGTCACTCGGAACTTCTCGGATGTGTTTTACAATTAAAGTGAGTAACATTCGAGAAATTCCGATAGATTTGGAGTTCTTCACAACAAATTCAACACGTAAGAAATGTATGCAAGTATAAACTAATATAATTGCAAAACATAATAGCATAAAAACCGCATCTTAAGAAAACTGCAATAGACTAAgcttacaatgtatttgtggtctTTATGATAACTAGATTGCAGTACAGATGGTTTAGCCCCTCTCAGAGTCACAGCGTTAAGTCAGGTGCTTTggagtttttatgttttttaaaacCCTGCTGTTCTGTATATTGGATTATAATCCAAATGGTTTGAATACTGTAGCGAGGGATATTAATTGTTTACTGTATATGTCAAGGCAAGCTAACCAGTCAAGCTGTTTTGTCAGTaggtgtattgtgtacctgtgctGTGACCTTTGTATTTCTCTATACTGTGGTAGTGTTTATGTCGTGCATTCATTTCTCGTGAGGTGTCCTTATATCGATCCCTGAGGGATTCCCACTATTAGAGGTAGAGAATCACCAAGATAACTTCGAAAGGATTTTAACTAAAAATAATTACTATtcttgattaaagatgctccaccgccgacagaacattcATAAAGAtaccatcatttgaacaataattaatgtataattgTGTCAATATGTGTCTatgttaacacaaaaatacatatgaaataaatcattttgcttttggtggtGCACAAGAAGTACTAGctcgagatactctggccctgacaccagacttagacattatgacagatagatgtctggcgtagggccagagcgcagtagtacttgaaaaccgtttggtatcgggtcAGGTCATCTCGGATTCAGActgcttacaaaacattaccGCCGAGAAGTGTCccttaccttggtcttttcaacaaatgaatccATTTTACCACGCATGCACCTCATATTATCTCAATACAGTAGCTTCTTTTCCGCAGTTTAAAATTTCCATCCTCGCCGTTGCCATTTTCTCATATTATGCAAAGCTACTTTATTGAGATGATATCAGGTGCATGCATGGTAAAATGGATTGGTatggatagaaaaaatattcatttgttgaaaagaccaaggaaAGGGACTCTTCTCTGCGGTAATGTTTTGTAacagtctgaatcggagatgggcttattccaggttttcgagtactactacGCTCTGGCCCTACggcagacatctatctgtcataatgtctaagtctggtgtcggggccagagtCTCTCGGGCTTAAGAAGTACTAAATTCCATTATAGGGCACagtgtcatggaatttttttgggacgcaattaattgtttttaatgtaagttatttttatcttgaattaaaataaaaagttcaaacttttcaatgttgctAATgaagtaaagtaagtaacttttgtaaatgaagaaaaatactaatttgtctgctacTAACtgattttgataaagaaaaaataccattcgttggtggtggagcatctttaataaccATACAACTTTTTAAGTAAAATTTGTTGATTAACAAGATCGAAAGCTTTGCGAAAGTCTAAAAATAGTACACCAGTAAGTATTCCTTTATCAATTGCATCAAACCATAATCTGTAATGCTGACAGACAAGAACGCTTGGATTTGAAACTAAACTTgctatctatttatatataccattaACCAactcattatttgttttatttttttgctttAGTCATACAGTCGAAAAGGATCACCAAGTTCGATCTTCGGGTCAAACAGTTTGTTGCAAGGAAGGATCAAGCAACACATCCTATCAGCGCCATGCCAGCAATCCGCTACAAGTCCTTACCATTGTGGGCTATATATGCCTTTATGGCTTTCTTAATTCTGTTGGTGATATGGTATCTTCAATCCCCCAAACAGGAAAAGACAGAATCATTGCATTCTAAAACTAAActgattaataaatattttaatgtgaaGAAAATTCCTCAAAAGAAAGACCCAGGATTTGACTTTATGAAGACTATTGAGAAGATGGTTGAAGAAAAGACTGCAATGAATGATGTTGAACTTGTTGACCTAATTAGGAATTATTTCATACATGTTCCATCTGATGATGATACTTATAATTTAGAGGAACCAGGTAACCTGCGGTTTTCAGCAGGGTTGACATCATATGTGGATCAAAGACTTCATGGCCAGGTAAAATCTTTGTATAGATCTAAGTGATTCCCTGACATCTATAAAGTAATAGAGCTATAGTCAAAGGTTAaaaattttaacttaaaatcAACAGAAGATAGGAGAAGTTTCAACAGAATTCTACGTACTTGACTAAGTCAGgatgttttaaatttgatttttcttCGCTAAATAAAATTACCAATTAGTATTATCATATTTCACCACTCCTGAGGGTACTTTATTAAAATTGAGTGTAAACCAATTAAGACTAACCTTTTACTAAATTACTACACAAATTAAAATCACAAATTGATTTGCGAAAGAACAAGATTAAGTCTAGATACAATTGTGAACTTTATAATTTAGGTCTTGAAAATGGGGAAAGGTCACTGACATTATGTAATGGTGCTTATAGGGACCAGCTCTGTACTTATTGGGCAAAAATATTCTTGATGATTTGATCATTAAATTGTAAAAGAAATTCTGAAAATGTTTCcatatgttttaatattacaAGAAATCCATTGTTCTCTGAATGCTGCTGGTGTATGTAAGTTTTGAACTTTGCTTGTAGGAGAAACTATTTTACATAGAGACGCGAGCATTTTCAGGAGAGAAGGAATCTACCACATTGTTCTTTGAGCAGAGCCGGCAGTGGTCAGGACTTCTAGTCGAGCCAGACCCAGTAAAGTTTGAAACATTGAAGAGAAAAAATCGCAAAGCATACTTACTCAATGCTTGTATTACTGACAAAGCCTATCCAACAAAGGTATGTAAAACTGTGATTCCTGAAAATCTCACGAAGTGAAATACATTAACTCTATATCTTGATAAGTTCTATATCTTGTTAAGATGTTGTCCTGCAGAGTGAAAAGTACTGGGATATATCTGGAAAAGTCCTAACCTACGGGTTATTGGTACTGGGTGTTGGATAACTATTGATATTCCATTAGTGGAATATGACCTTCCAAACTTTTGATTTGACGAGATTTTAAACTGTAACCCAAACTACTTTTTCCTCAGTGGCACTTCACAAATTGTTATTGTCACCAGTAATCAAATAACGTTATGGTTATTGCTCTATTTATCTTGCAGAATTTCATGTATTTCTATAAGAAGCATAACAGTAGTTGATGCTGCAGTAAGTTACTGGTGGTTTTTTTATGTTAGCACCATCAGGATTTATgtaattgtatatgtttatgtattCCAGATGGAAATGTTTAGACCAGATGGTACGGACATAAGCAAGCCTGGTTCAGAAAAATTCTCCACGTTCTGTTTTCCTCTGTACTCCGTCCTTCTGGCACTCAGGCAGAAGGATATCACACTCCTCACCTTAAACTTCTATGAAGTTGGCAGTCAAAGCCAGACTGAGAGCGATTTGTTGGCGTCACTACCATACGACAGGATAAACATTACTTTTGTAGCTATACGCAACTTATACTCCAAGAAAATTCAACAGGGAGTGTTGGACTCGATAATGGAGCGGGAAGGATATGAGTCTCAAGGTCGGTTACGAACAGATGACCAGTGGGTGAACGATTTGGTATTtctcaacaaaaacaaccaTCTGCCTGTCACACCTTTCTGGACTACAACAAACATTATGCGTGCTGTGATtctgtttattattatatatggtATAGCTAATGTTGTAGCCTACAAGTATTTGTTTCCTAGACTCCATCTATACAAACTTGCCTATGACTTAGTATGAAACTttgaaaatttatcaaaatacatttcatttgtACCCCAAAGGTGGCAGTCACATTTGTGGAAAAACATTTGAGGGTCAGTGGTAACCGAGTGGTTTGTTACATTGTTCTGACATGTTTACCATTAGCCCTGCCCTAAAAAAAAcgggctgaccagtcgactctcgtGTTATGGGAGTAGTTTTTAGGATGAAGAGAAAATAAACCTCAACCCAAAGTAATAGAGCTGTTATATCTATGACATTAAACGATTGATAACCTAGGAGTTgggtatttttcaaatttatctaaaaaaagACCGTCCAAAGGCAAGGGAAAACAAGTGATCTCTATAGCCAAGTGGACCTTTTTGACCATTTGGGACACTAATAACTTCAAtaagtaggtggtctttatacagaggtagtcactaaggcaggtttcactGTACTAATTACACTGTGGCTCATGTTATGTGCCTTTATATATTGTCTGTATAACATCACTAACTTAAATTCAACCTGAGACATTAGTGATTTTGTACTAGAAAAAAGTATGcaatgaatgtacatgtatatgtataattattttgataatgtattattcaatatttcagattttttacatgttttacttTCCTCCATTGAATTTTAGGTAGGAACCACAGTGGCTAATTGGTAAAGGTGTTCCAACTAAGTACAATTTCAAGTTTAAATTCCAGGTTGTgcagttaaaaataaaaaattgccAGGTTCTTACGGAAGCAGTAGTTTTCCCCCTGGTTCTCTGGCATTTGTCCACCATATTTAAAACCTGacccttaaatgaccatgggtgttaattggatgttaaataaatatataaacaaaacaactggtatatatatatatatgtggtatattatatacagtaacgACAGTGGATAGTGCAATACATGTAAGTGCAGAGAAATGTACCATAAGCTGGTAATGATAACAGGTAAAAAGACCTagttaagatatttttatttcttttgaatcCATTGAACACATTTTAGATCTACCAGGTAAATGGATCATTTTTTTCTGAGgcaataatttcaaattattgcTTTTGTTAGaagttacatataaaattaaatcatgTTTGATAATGACAAACCAAAGTCTTTAAAGCTGGTATTTTTAAGTATGTTTTATGCTATTATATCCTGCTAATTtgctaaatatagatatagcTAAATGAAATTGACCTTTCGTCATCCTAAACAATTATGCAATTTCATAAAGCTGGATTTGAGACTTCTGTGTATTAAAGTACCTATTCAATAGTACTAGATTATAGAGacttacatttcattttatatgtagttACTGTAAAGTTAATTTTAACAACTTAATTACATATCAAAATCAGTCAAATAATTACTTCATTATTTGCAAGATGCATGATGGATTAAGAAATATGGTAAATTATGGGtttgtcaagtggacagggatatctcagcCTGAGTGTAAGATTTTGGCTGGTAAATATGAGTGCCAAGTGTTGACAGCCAAAAGCTaacacgagggttgagatataagatatcttagaagaaaaatgatgaaattgcaATCAAGCACCATCATCATCCACAAAGACATTGTTATTTTAGTCAATAGTTATATGCATCATTTTTGTCagaatttgttttgtattattttcttgaaatttCATTGCTGTGCCACATTCAATCAGGTTAATTATTTGCTGTGGTTTAAAGTTTTTACTTTTACAATTACCACTTGTTGATTAACAAATGGGATTTCTTCTCATGAGAATGAATGGATAAAGTAATTGATGCAATACAGGATCCTTATATGATATCATTGGTTTGGAAATGAAGTGTAAAGATATTGTATGTTATTACTCATTTAAACATTTGACATTAGATATCatgttgaattattttttatatttaaatttaaatggaGAGGGGGAAGATTGAGTGTTGAGTGCTTCATTGTGGGTATAGAACGGATTTCATTAGACATTGAGTTACATCTTAGACATCATAGAAGAGTACTTCTTGTTCTCAACACTAATACTTTACAGGGTATTATATattcattgttatatttttgataCTTACAGACTGGTGTCACCAGTTATGGATCATATCATCTTCCAtattccagggattactatcactagtgtaatatccacccctggattatGTCATAAATAGCAAAACTAAAGGAGAAAGAAAATCCTGACCAATCTCACACCTAAAAGGcttattttgaaaactttgTAGAGAGCAACGCCCAACTTAAAGCCATACAGTAAATCACAGTGtacatttgattattttaatgaacatcaaaggaccaaactaccagTCCCATATGTTATCTCActcagagccttcagttttgctatgacatagtccaggggtgcaTGGGATATAACAGCAATGATATAGTACTAGTAGCCCCTGAGGTATCAAGGATGGGATCATCTAGGAGCTTTTGTTGacatttttgttgttatgtatagTGTTTGTCACTGattgaaatgttttgatattacaTCATTATAATCATTACTGACTTTCTCTACCTCCACAAAACATTACTGTAGATAATCATAAGTTTTGCTCTTTTGAAGATATTTCATTTAGCGGAAAAATTCCATCTGCATAATCTTATGAAAtcaatgtacatgcatgtacattatacatgtattaggtaTTATTATTGTCactgtatattatacaatttagtttaatttgttttgacaGGTACTTCTCGTGAACATGTATATGCACTGTACATTGTAAGTTTATTTTGTGTGTATAAAGCTATACATACATTTAATACCATCTAGATATTCTCTATTATAATGACTGTGTGTGACAtagtgtttttttaatatttgagtAAAGTTTCAAATAGACTTCTTTCTTTATTATAACTTTTCTTTAGA
Coding sequences:
- the LOC138314930 gene encoding uncharacterized protein isoform X2; its protein translation is MASLGTSRMCFTIKVSNIREIPIDLEFFTTNSTLIQSKRITKFDLRVKQFVARKDQATHPISAMPAIRYKSLPLWAIYAFMAFLILLVIWYLQSPKQEKTESLHSKTKLINKYFNVKKIPQKKDPGFDFMKTIEKMVEEKTAMNDVELVDLIRNYFIHVPSDDDTYNLEEPGNLRFSAGLTSYVDQRLHGQEKLFYIETRAFSGEKESTTLFFEQSRQWSGLLVEPDPVKFETLKRKNRKAYLLNACITDKAYPTKMEMFRPDGTDISKPGSEKFSTFCFPLYSVLLALRQKDITLLTLNFYEVGSQSQTESDLLASLPYDRINITFVAIRNLYSKKIQQGVLDSIMEREGYESQGRLRTDDQWVNDLVFLNKNNHLPVTPFWTTTNIMRAVILFIIIYGIANVVAYKYLFPRLHLYKLAYDLV
- the LOC138314930 gene encoding uncharacterized protein isoform X1, which produces MASLGTSRMCFTIKVSNIREIPIDLEFFTTNSTRKKFIQSKRITKFDLRVKQFVARKDQATHPISAMPAIRYKSLPLWAIYAFMAFLILLVIWYLQSPKQEKTESLHSKTKLINKYFNVKKIPQKKDPGFDFMKTIEKMVEEKTAMNDVELVDLIRNYFIHVPSDDDTYNLEEPGNLRFSAGLTSYVDQRLHGQEKLFYIETRAFSGEKESTTLFFEQSRQWSGLLVEPDPVKFETLKRKNRKAYLLNACITDKAYPTKMEMFRPDGTDISKPGSEKFSTFCFPLYSVLLALRQKDITLLTLNFYEVGSQSQTESDLLASLPYDRINITFVAIRNLYSKKIQQGVLDSIMEREGYESQGRLRTDDQWVNDLVFLNKNNHLPVTPFWTTTNIMRAVILFIIIYGIANVVAYKYLFPRLHLYKLAYDLV
- the LOC138314930 gene encoding uncharacterized protein isoform X3, which codes for MPAIRYKSLPLWAIYAFMAFLILLVIWYLQSPKQEKTESLHSKTKLINKYFNVKKIPQKKDPGFDFMKTIEKMVEEKTAMNDVELVDLIRNYFIHVPSDDDTYNLEEPGNLRFSAGLTSYVDQRLHGQEKLFYIETRAFSGEKESTTLFFEQSRQWSGLLVEPDPVKFETLKRKNRKAYLLNACITDKAYPTKMEMFRPDGTDISKPGSEKFSTFCFPLYSVLLALRQKDITLLTLNFYEVGSQSQTESDLLASLPYDRINITFVAIRNLYSKKIQQGVLDSIMEREGYESQGRLRTDDQWVNDLVFLNKNNHLPVTPFWTTTNIMRAVILFIIIYGIANVVAYKYLFPRLHLYKLAYDLV